The Salvelinus namaycush isolate Seneca unplaced genomic scaffold, SaNama_1.0 Scaffold991, whole genome shotgun sequence genome has a segment encoding these proteins:
- the LOC120043673 gene encoding CMRF35-like molecule 5 isoform X1 codes for MKILHVVSCCLLSAVVCVLSGVITNRATEGGNAHTECPYDRGYETYQKYLSKGLYRDRVVVIQTQNPAWTHQGRYSLYDDTERRVFTVNITNLILEDADTYWCGVNTWGHDEPTEVRLTVVRALSLTAPVPPKPGPVTSRPLLSTTHQSTNITKATDSSNSTTGDVMFSVVGLGVVLLLLGLLLFMFFRQRRDRDRRPTASKHSARLLVSDSMTTNQDPDTGTITNPIYATGINHNPYTACDITIIYAKATNPHPDDIYSNVGGGEALL; via the exons ATGAAGATACTCCATGTTGTCTCCTGCTGTCTCCTCTCAG CTGTGGTCTGTGTGTTGTCAGGGGTGATTACAAACAGAGCAACAGAAGGAGGAAATGCTCACACTGAGTGTCCTTATGATCGGGGGTATGAAACATACCAGAAGTACCTCTCTAAAGGGTTATACAGAGACAGGGTTGTTGTCATCCAAACCCAAAACCCAGCGTGGACTCATCAAGGGAGATATTCTCTGTATGAcgacacagagagaagagtcttCACTGTGAACATCACTAACCTGATCCTAGAGGATGCTGATACATACTGGTGTGGAGTGAATACATGGGGACATGATGAGCCAACTGAAGTCAGGCTCACTGTGGTCAGAG ctctctctctcacagctccTGTTCCTCCCAAACCTGGCCCAGTCACATCCAGACCTCTCCTCTCCACGACACACCAATCAACAAACATCACCAAGGCAACTGACTCCTCAAACTCCACTACTG GTGACGTGATGTTCTCTGTTGTTGGTCTGGGTGTTGTTCTACTACTGCTGGGTCTGCTGCTGTTCATGTTCtttagacagaggagagacagagacaggagaccaaCAG CATCTAAACACTCTGCCAGACTGTTGGTGTCTGACTCCATGACAACCAACCAGGATCCAGACACAGGAACCATCACCAACCCCATCTATGCCACAGGAATCAATCATAACCCATATACAGCTTGTGACATCACCATAATCTATGCCAAGGCAACCAATCCTCATCCAGATGACATCTACTCCAACGTTGGAGGTGGAGAGGCTCTACTGtaa
- the LOC120043673 gene encoding CMRF35-like molecule 7 isoform X2 — protein MKILHVVSCCLLSAVVCVLSGVITNRATEGGNAHTECPYDRGYETYQKYLSKGLYRDRVVVIQTQNPAWTHQGRYSLYDDTERRVFTVNITNLILEDADTYWCGVNTWGHDEPTEVRLTVVRALSLTAPVPPKPGPVTSRPLLSTTHQSTNITKATDSSNSTTASKHSARLLVSDSMTTNQDPDTGTITNPIYATGINHNPYTACDITIIYAKATNPHPDDIYSNVGGGEALL, from the exons ATGAAGATACTCCATGTTGTCTCCTGCTGTCTCCTCTCAG CTGTGGTCTGTGTGTTGTCAGGGGTGATTACAAACAGAGCAACAGAAGGAGGAAATGCTCACACTGAGTGTCCTTATGATCGGGGGTATGAAACATACCAGAAGTACCTCTCTAAAGGGTTATACAGAGACAGGGTTGTTGTCATCCAAACCCAAAACCCAGCGTGGACTCATCAAGGGAGATATTCTCTGTATGAcgacacagagagaagagtcttCACTGTGAACATCACTAACCTGATCCTAGAGGATGCTGATACATACTGGTGTGGAGTGAATACATGGGGACATGATGAGCCAACTGAAGTCAGGCTCACTGTGGTCAGAG ctctctctctcacagctccTGTTCCTCCCAAACCTGGCCCAGTCACATCCAGACCTCTCCTCTCCACGACACACCAATCAACAAACATCACCAAGGCAACTGACTCCTCAAACTCCACTACTG CATCTAAACACTCTGCCAGACTGTTGGTGTCTGACTCCATGACAACCAACCAGGATCCAGACACAGGAACCATCACCAACCCCATCTATGCCACAGGAATCAATCATAACCCATATACAGCTTGTGACATCACCATAATCTATGCCAAGGCAACCAATCCTCATCCAGATGACATCTACTCCAACGTTGGAGGTGGAGAGGCTCTACTGtaa